The following are encoded in a window of Motilibacter aurantiacus genomic DNA:
- a CDS encoding OmpL47-type beta-barrel domain-containing protein: VDNGAFTAYSTPFTVSAPGAHTVRFRATDVAGNVSQVGSTSFTIVAPTPTDTTAPTTAMTQSPAAPNGQDGYYTSSVTVTLAATDNQGGSGVDRIEYKLDGAANWTTYTGAITMSADGQRTLVYRAVDKAGNAEADKSLSLRIDATGPVITVTGLVDGSSYDQSRSATVSFSATDAGSGAGSTTATLDGAAFTSGTTVSFADLSLGSHTLVVTSRDAAGNDSTTTIRFTVTAVPTGTTLASLQADMNGFVAAERLSPRVAASLEDRLSRAATAAERGSEKSVIRFLQEFMARANNQIKGDADDYAVRDELIAAARELIAEYEALDEEEGF, encoded by the coding sequence GTCGACAACGGCGCCTTCACCGCCTACTCCACGCCGTTCACCGTCTCGGCGCCGGGCGCGCACACCGTCCGCTTCCGCGCCACGGACGTGGCGGGCAACGTCTCCCAGGTCGGCTCCACCAGCTTCACGATCGTGGCCCCGACGCCCACCGACACGACGGCTCCGACGACGGCCATGACGCAGAGCCCGGCCGCCCCCAACGGCCAGGACGGCTACTACACGTCGTCCGTCACGGTGACGCTGGCGGCGACGGACAACCAGGGTGGCAGCGGGGTCGACCGCATCGAGTACAAGCTCGACGGGGCGGCCAACTGGACGACGTACACCGGGGCGATCACCATGAGCGCGGACGGCCAGCGCACGCTGGTCTACCGGGCCGTGGACAAGGCCGGCAACGCCGAGGCCGACAAGTCGCTCAGCCTCCGCATCGACGCGACGGGCCCCGTCATCACGGTCACCGGCCTCGTCGACGGCTCCAGCTACGACCAGTCGCGCTCCGCCACGGTGTCGTTCTCGGCGACCGACGCCGGCTCCGGTGCCGGCTCGACGACGGCCACGCTGGACGGCGCGGCCTTCACCTCGGGCACGACGGTGAGCTTCGCGGACCTGTCGCTCGGGTCGCACACGCTGGTGGTCACCTCCCGCGACGCTGCCGGCAACGACAGCACCACGACCATCCGCTTCACCGTCACGGCCGTGCCCACCGGCACGACCCTGGCTTCGCTGCAGGCGGACATGAACGGCTTCGTGGCGGCCGAGCGGCTGAGCCCGCGGGTCGCGGCCAGCCTCGAGGACCGGCTGTCGCGCGCCGCGACGGCCGCCGAGCGGGGCAGTGAGAAGTCGGTCATCCGCTTCCTGCAGGAGTTCATGGCTCGTGCGAACAACCAGATCAAGGGCGACGCGGACGACTACGCCGTCCGCGACGAGCTGATCGCCGCGGCCCGCGAGCTGATCGCGGAGTACGAGGCGCTCGACGAGGAGGAGGGCTTCTAG